A genomic segment from Candidatus Aenigmatarchaeota archaeon encodes:
- a CDS encoding acetate--CoA ligase family protein, whose protein sequence is MDLLECLNFLKDNGISIASTKHVRGMPEEFPVVLKANVLEHKSEQNLVRIIHCPGEFGEAWHKMGKTQDILVQERVSGIELILGIHTDETFGKVIMAGAGGIFTQVMMDVSFRAVPLTRQDASEMIKELRIYEVLKGFRGKSYDLSLVEDAILKLSEIAENHPEISSLDINPFIINDRRGVAVDCRIF, encoded by the coding sequence ATGGACCTCCTCGAATGCCTTAACTTTCTGAAGGATAACGGAATCAGCATAGCGAGCACTAAGCATGTGCGGGGCATGCCTGAGGAGTTTCCTGTAGTGCTCAAGGCAAATGTTTTGGAGCACAAGTCTGAACAGAACCTGGTGCGGATTATACACTGCCCTGGGGAGTTTGGCGAGGCGTGGCACAAGATGGGAAAAACCCAGGACATACTGGTTCAGGAGAGGGTTTCCGGCATAGAGCTGATACTTGGAATACATACGGATGAGACCTTTGGCAAGGTGATAATGGCTGGGGCAGGAGGCATATTTACCCAGGTCATGATGGACGTTTCCTTCCGTGCAGTCCCGCTAACAAGGCAGGATGCCTCAGAGATGATAAAAGAGCTTAGGATTTACGAGGTCCTGAAGGGCTTTCGGGGCAAAAGCTATGACTTGTCCCTCGTGGAGGACGCGATACTGAAGCTTTCAGAAATCGCAGAAAACCACCCTGAGATTAGCAGCCTGGACATTAACCCCTTCATAATCAATGACCGACGGGGCGTGGCAGTTGACTGCAGGATATTTTGA